The following nucleotide sequence is from Pseudoalteromonas xiamenensis.
TCTTCAGTCCTGGTATGTCTCTTAGTTTAAAGAACACTTCTAACGCTTCTTTTACTAATCGTTGTTGGATATTGGGAAAATGAACATCAATAATTTGTTCCATTTCATCTAGAGAAGGGAAATCGATATAGTGAAAGAAGCATCGGCGTAGGAACGCATCTGGTAACTCTTTTTCATTATTGGAGGTAATGATCACTATCGGGCGAATTGCCGCTTTTACTTGTTCTCCTGTTTCGTAAACATGAAATTCCATCTTGTCGAGTTCAAGCAGCAAGTCATTTGGAAACTCAATATCAGCCTTATCTATCTCATCAATTAGCAATACTGGACGTTTTTCAGCGCTAAAGGCTTGCCATAGTTTCCCTTTTTTAATGTAGTTTTTGATGTCGTGGACTCGAGGGTCACCAAGCTGACTATCGCGAAGACGCGATACTGCATCATACTCGTAAAGGCCTTGTTGAGCTTTCGTGGTGGATTTTATGTGCCACTGAATTAACTCTGTTTCTAGGCTTTTTGCTAGTTCTTCCGCGAGTAAGGTTTTACCCGTACCTGGTTCGCCTTTTATAAGTAGAGGTTTTTCTAGTATAACTGCCGCATTGACGGCTTGCTGAAGAGCGGATGTTGCAATGTATGAATCCGTGCCGGTAAAAAGCATAATAGTCTCTGGTCTAATGAGTATGGTAAATATCTTGCCATACTCATTATGTGACCTCAACTTAGTTGCTAGGACCTACATATTTGAATCGAGGAACGCGAGTACCATCTAAGTCGACTTCTTCAGTAAACATAGCAAGTGGCCTTACCCAATGGTCGAAGTCACCGTACTGAGTTTGATATACAACGAGCGATTCTTCTGTCTCTGAGTGAGTAGCAACAAAGAGTACTTTGTACATTGGACCTTTGTAATGTTGGTAAAGTCCAGGTTTGATTTGGTTTTGCACGTCCTGCTCCGTATAATAGTCAGGTGATTTTCGAATTAGGCATAAGCATGAATTATATTGCCCTAGATGAATTTAAAAAAGCCTGGGTATTTAGACATAAAGATCTTCCCATTGAAGAGCAGGATCTGGCACAGATCAAATTAATGAGCGCAGCTCGATCGGCAACGCTATGGACTACGATGGTTAGCAAAGAAAAAGATCATCCTGATTTCTTTGTCTCGTCAGAATGGACTGGTGACAGTAAGTCTTGGCAAGAAAGCGTCAATTGGGAAGCAAAATGGGAAGCCGAAGAACCTGAACTTCCTGAAGTATTTACCACATTTTTGGGTTGGGAAGATAACACAACAGTGTATTTCTGCTTATCCAGAGAACATGTTATTGAAACACGTTTCGATGTGTTTAAACGCACTTGGCAAAACTTTATGTTTTTGGCGGATGGCAGTTTGCTGCTTGGCAAAAAGCGCGATGCGGTTATTCAGTTTTTAGCCGATGGCAGCGCGAAATTGGGTCATAGGCCAAAAGACTAAAAATCCGCCATCCTGACGTTTATTTGTCCTCCTTGGCATGCTATAACTGGCTACACATCAAGGAGGCCACTTGAAGCGTGACGTAGTAACGAACCAATTACAAACAACGATTTGGCAAAATGAAGCAGAAAGATTAGCATTCGCTGAGCTTGCCAATGTGTTT
It contains:
- a CDS encoding AAA family ATPase — encoded protein: MLFTGTDSYIATSALQQAVNAAVILEKPLLIKGEPGTGKTLLAEELAKSLETELIQWHIKSTTKAQQGLYEYDAVSRLRDSQLGDPRVHDIKNYIKKGKLWQAFSAEKRPVLLIDEIDKADIEFPNDLLLELDKMEFHVYETGEQVKAAIRPIVIITSNNEKELPDAFLRRCFFHYIDFPSLDEMEQIIDVHFPNIQQRLVKEALEVFFKLRDIPGLKKKPSTSELLDWLKLLMADQIDPQVLQDKSHQGGLMPLFGALLKNEQDVSLVEKLAFMAKR
- a CDS encoding DUF1653 domain-containing protein produces the protein MQNQIKPGLYQHYKGPMYKVLFVATHSETEESLVVYQTQYGDFDHWVRPLAMFTEEVDLDGTRVPRFKYVGPSN
- a CDS encoding DUF2947 domain-containing protein yields the protein MNYIALDEFKKAWVFRHKDLPIEEQDLAQIKLMSAARSATLWTTMVSKEKDHPDFFVSSEWTGDSKSWQESVNWEAKWEAEEPELPEVFTTFLGWEDNTTVYFCLSREHVIETRFDVFKRTWQNFMFLADGSLLLGKKRDAVIQFLADGSAKLGHRPKD